The proteins below come from a single Aegilops tauschii subsp. strangulata cultivar AL8/78 chromosome 6, Aet v6.0, whole genome shotgun sequence genomic window:
- the LOC109771578 gene encoding uncharacterized protein isoform X3 — MGKRRVERSLLTEKTADAGAVAKRTRSGSHALAPPPSRSPAAVQPPTESGDDRSLADVSAVEPARRRTRSKSNPRLPPPLTAQKKVSWAIPVTDKGKEEHKQREVPNAKMRTRTQPSRRGKGDAGEASNASVIPPANFDRESQPRMQPTHSEQQPVGTRGQRYPNKGEVQKEAQRRSKRQEPSGRENLSRALVPAPVRKSTRRKSRPLQWWLGERFLYNKYQKCNSGFFAS, encoded by the exons ATGGGCAAGCGGAGGGTTGAGAGGTCGCTTCTCACGGAGAAGACGGCGGACGCCGGCGCCGTCGCGAAGCGGACGCGCTCCGGTTCCCACGcgctcgcgccgccgccctctcGGTCTCCGGCCGCCGTTCAACCGCCCACAGAGAGCGGCGATGACAGGTCGCTGGCGGACGTCTCCGCCGTCGAGCCTGCCAGGAGGCGAACACGGTCCAAATCCAACCCGCGCCTACCTCCTCCACTGACGGCGCAGAAGAAGGTTTCCTGGGCG ATACCAGTAACTGATAAAGGCAAAGAAGAACATAAGCAAAGAGAAGTTCCGAACGCCAAGATGAGGACGAGGACGCAGCCATCCAGGAGAGGAAAAGGAGACGCAG GCGAGGCAAGCAATGCGTCGGTGATACCTCCTGCAAATTTTGATCGAGAAAGTCAACCTCGCATGCAACCTACACATTCCGAG CAACAGCCAGTTGGTACAAGGGGTCAGCGGTACCCGAACAAAGGTGAGGTGCAAAAGGAAGCTCAAAGGAGAAGCAAGAGGCAAGAACCGAGTGGAAGGGAAAACCTGAGCAGAG CACTCGTTCCTGCACCGGTGAGAAAAAGCACGAGAAGAAAGTCAAGGCCTTTGCAGTGGTGGCTTGGTGAAAGGTTTCTGTATAACA AGTACCAAAAATGCAATTCGGGCTTTTTTGCTTCGTAA
- the LOC109771578 gene encoding uncharacterized protein isoform X2, producing the protein MGKRRVERSLLTEKTADAGAVAKRTRSGSHALAPPPSRSPAAVQPPTESGDDRSLADVSAVEPARRRTRSKSNPRLPPPLTAQKKVSWAIPVTDKGKEEHKQREVPNAKMRTRTQPSRRGKGDAGEASNASVIPPANFDRESQPRMQPTHSEQQPVGTRGQRYPNKGEVQKEAQRRSKRQEPSGRENLSRALVPAPVRKSTRRKSRPLQWWLGERFLYNSKVPKMQFGLFCFVRKVEEAHKNRKVFL; encoded by the exons ATGGGCAAGCGGAGGGTTGAGAGGTCGCTTCTCACGGAGAAGACGGCGGACGCCGGCGCCGTCGCGAAGCGGACGCGCTCCGGTTCCCACGcgctcgcgccgccgccctctcGGTCTCCGGCCGCCGTTCAACCGCCCACAGAGAGCGGCGATGACAGGTCGCTGGCGGACGTCTCCGCCGTCGAGCCTGCCAGGAGGCGAACACGGTCCAAATCCAACCCGCGCCTACCTCCTCCACTGACGGCGCAGAAGAAGGTTTCCTGGGCG ATACCAGTAACTGATAAAGGCAAAGAAGAACATAAGCAAAGAGAAGTTCCGAACGCCAAGATGAGGACGAGGACGCAGCCATCCAGGAGAGGAAAAGGAGACGCAG GCGAGGCAAGCAATGCGTCGGTGATACCTCCTGCAAATTTTGATCGAGAAAGTCAACCTCGCATGCAACCTACACATTCCGAG CAACAGCCAGTTGGTACAAGGGGTCAGCGGTACCCGAACAAAGGTGAGGTGCAAAAGGAAGCTCAAAGGAGAAGCAAGAGGCAAGAACCGAGTGGAAGGGAAAACCTGAGCAGAG CACTCGTTCCTGCACCGGTGAGAAAAAGCACGAGAAGAAAGTCAAGGCCTTTGCAGTGGTGGCTTGGTGAAAGGTTTCTGTATAACAGTAA AGTACCAAAAATGCAATTCGGGCTTTTTTGCTTCGTAAGGAAAGTGGAGGAAGCACATAAGAACAGGAAAGTTTTCCTTTAG
- the LOC109781794 gene encoding pectinesterase-like, translated as MGMHGGTCWRRRTQEAVAVVLALATLGAVAAAVEQLQHETTSKVAGGNAADVSWTEASGVNVTAICSSTPYPGACRMALSSSASRAAKDPFAASVQFAMARAASARVLARNLSSSRRSRAVLPPSGMDDCAELLDISHGQLGDALAAGSSHDATTWLSAALTNQGTCADSLDAVPASSGREGVRQRVGALAEFIGTALALHAILKGGSATPPPSATPTQSSTPSNRAFPSWVSDHDRKLLESAAGGMTPDAVVALDGSGTHRRIGEAIAAVTAAAMAPVGSSKAGVGAARKVIYVKAGRYEETVRISRRQRNVMLMGDGKGKTVIVGHRSAADGYTTYASATVAAMGSGFIAKGLTIINNAGPRKGQAVALRVGGDLSVVYQCDIEAYQDTLHTHSNRQFYTEDIISGTVDFIFGNSAVVIQNCDIRPRKHPFGQKDMITAQGRTDRNQNTGISIHKCRIAAASDLGDTKVYLGRPWKKYSRTVVMESSLDRSIAAAGWLEWSGQFALNTLYYGEYGNTGPGAGTSGRVKWAGVHTSLSTVDATRFTVRDFILGDSWLGDTGVSYTSGL; from the exons ATGGGGATGCACGGCGGGACATGCTGGCGCCGACGGACGCAAGAAGCCGTCGCCGTGGTGCTGGCTCTGGCAACACTAGGAGCTGTTGCTGCCGCCGTAGAGCAACTCCAACATGAGACGACCTCCAAGGTTGCCGGCGGCAATGCCGCGGACGTCTCGTGGACGGAGGCGTCGGGCGTGAACGTCACCGCCATCTGCTCGTCCACGCCGTACCCGGGCGCGTGCCGGATGGCGCTGTCCTCGTCGGCGTCGCGGGCCGCCAAGGACCCGTTCGCGGCCTCCGTGCAGTTCGCCATGGCCCGGGCCGCGTCGGCGCGCGTGCTGGCGCGCAACCTCTCGTCCTCGCGCCGGAGTAGGGCCGTGCTGCCTCCCTCGGGCATGGACGACTGCGCCGAGCTGCTCGACATCAGCCACGGCCAGCTCggcgacgcgctcgccgccggcTCCTCGCACGATGCGACCACGTGGCTCAGCGCCGCGCTCACGAACCAGGGTACCTGCGCCGACAGCCTCGACGCCGTGCCGGCCTCCTCCGGGCGCGAGGGCGTGCGCCAGAGGGTCGGCGCGCTCGCGGAGTTCATCGGCACGGCGCTCGCGCTGCACGCCATTCTCAAGGGCGGGAGCGCGACGCCGCCACCATCTGCCACGCCCACTCAGTCGTCGACGCCGTCGAACCGGGCATTCCCGTCCTGGGTCTCCGACCACGACAGGAAGCTCCTGGAGTCCGCGGCTGGCGGCATGACGCCGGACGCCGTGGTGGCACTGGACGGCAGCGGGACGCACCGTAGGATCGGCGAGGCGATCGCCGCGGTCACGGCAGCGGCAATGGCGCCGGTGGGCTCCTCCAAGGCGGGCGTCGGAGCAGCCAGGAAGGTGATCTACGTGAAGGCCGGGCGGTACGAGGAGACCGTGCGGATCTCGAGAAGGCAGAGGAACGTGATGCTGATGGGCGACGGCAAGGGGAAGACGGTCATCGTCGGCCACAGGAGCGCCGCCGACGGCTACACCACCTACGCCTCCGCCACCGTCG CTGCCATGGGCTCGGGCTTCATAGCCAAGGGCCTGACCATCATCAACAACGCCGGGCCGCGCAAGGGCCAGGCGGTGGCGCTGCGGGTCGGCGGCGACCTCTCCGTCGTGTACCAGTGCGACATCGAGGCATACCAGGACACCCTCCACACGCACTCCAATCGCCAGTTCTACACCGAGGACATCATCTCCGGCACGGTGGACTTCATCTTCGGCAACTCCGCGGTGGTCATCCAAAACTGTGACATCCGTCCCAGGAAGCACCCGTTCGGCCAAAAGGACATGATCACGGCCCAGGGCCGGACTGACCGGAACCAGAACACCGGCATCTCCATCCACAAGTGTCGGATCGCCGCCGCCTCGGACCTAGGCGACACAAAGGTGTACCTGGGTCGTCCATGGAAGAAGTACTCGCGGACCGTCGTGATGGAGAGCTCTCTCGACCGTTCGATCGCCGCAGCCGGGTGGCTGGAGTGGTCGGGCCAGTTCGCGCTCAACACGTTGTACTACGGGGAGTATGGGAACACTGGGCCTGGCGCGGGGACAAGCGGGCGGGTGAAGTGGGCTGGAGTGCACACGTCACTGTCCACGGTGGACGCCACACGGTTCACGGTGAGGGATTTTATCTTGGGAGACTCGTGGTTGGGTGACACCGGAGTGAGCTACACTTCCGGGCTATGA
- the LOC109771578 gene encoding uncharacterized protein isoform X1, translating to MGKRRVERSLLTEKTADAGAVAKRTRSGSHALAPPPSRSPAAVQPPTESGDDRSLADVSAVEPARRRTRSKSNPRLPPPLTAQKKVSWAIPVTDKGKEEHKQREVPNAKMRTRTQPSRRGKGDAGEASNASVIPPANFDRESQPRMQPTHSEQQPVGTRGQRYPNKGEVQKEAQRRSKRQEPSGRENLSRALVPAPVRKSTRRKSRPLQWWLGERFLYNNRLPGAIGIKSYSHGEDGKVALRVESFLPKQYSDFVAHVGMY from the exons ATGGGCAAGCGGAGGGTTGAGAGGTCGCTTCTCACGGAGAAGACGGCGGACGCCGGCGCCGTCGCGAAGCGGACGCGCTCCGGTTCCCACGcgctcgcgccgccgccctctcGGTCTCCGGCCGCCGTTCAACCGCCCACAGAGAGCGGCGATGACAGGTCGCTGGCGGACGTCTCCGCCGTCGAGCCTGCCAGGAGGCGAACACGGTCCAAATCCAACCCGCGCCTACCTCCTCCACTGACGGCGCAGAAGAAGGTTTCCTGGGCG ATACCAGTAACTGATAAAGGCAAAGAAGAACATAAGCAAAGAGAAGTTCCGAACGCCAAGATGAGGACGAGGACGCAGCCATCCAGGAGAGGAAAAGGAGACGCAG GCGAGGCAAGCAATGCGTCGGTGATACCTCCTGCAAATTTTGATCGAGAAAGTCAACCTCGCATGCAACCTACACATTCCGAG CAACAGCCAGTTGGTACAAGGGGTCAGCGGTACCCGAACAAAGGTGAGGTGCAAAAGGAAGCTCAAAGGAGAAGCAAGAGGCAAGAACCGAGTGGAAGGGAAAACCTGAGCAGAG CACTCGTTCCTGCACCGGTGAGAAAAAGCACGAGAAGAAAGTCAAGGCCTTTGCAGTGGTGGCTTGGTGAAAGGTTTCTGTATAACA ATAGGCTACCCGGCGCAATAGGCATTAAATCATATTCTCACGGTGAAGATGGCAAGGTTGCACTGAGAGTGGAATCCTTCCTGCCCAAACAATATTCAGATTTTGTAGCGCATGTCGGGATGTACTGA